One Eubacteriales bacterium mix99 genomic window carries:
- a CDS encoding M20/M25/M40 family metallo-hydrolase — protein MKEFLAELMDLPGVSGQEEEVAKRIAGEFSEYCDEVRTDRFFNVYGIKKGRTSGENPVPKVMLAAHMDEIALMVRDIDENGFLKVTKVGGVDQRILLAQEVTVHGREKLHGVITTVPPHLQETGDTRKVVKMKDLSVDVGYCAEKVRKLVRIGDLITFCNPMVSMQGSMVNGKSIDDRAGVAMLKGVLQELDRLPFEAEVCAVATVQEEVGARGAILSAFQAEPDIGIAIDVTHGETPDASPDDTYSMEKGIVICKGPNMHPGLTEKILETAREYGIEYQISTSARPTGTDARSIQVSRAGVPSILVEIPLRYMHTTVETLNLDHLKMGARLIALFIASLKEGWQEWLKY, from the coding sequence TTGAAGGAATTTCTTGCGGAATTGATGGACCTGCCTGGTGTATCCGGGCAGGAGGAGGAAGTGGCAAAGCGTATCGCAGGAGAGTTCTCCGAATATTGCGATGAGGTCCGTACGGATCGGTTTTTCAATGTTTATGGAATCAAGAAGGGCAGGACATCCGGGGAAAATCCTGTACCGAAGGTGATGCTGGCGGCCCATATGGATGAAATTGCCCTTATGGTGCGGGATATTGATGAAAACGGATTTCTAAAGGTTACCAAAGTGGGCGGTGTGGATCAGCGGATCCTGCTTGCCCAGGAAGTAACGGTTCATGGCAGGGAAAAGCTGCATGGCGTGATTACAACGGTGCCGCCCCACCTTCAGGAAACCGGCGACACCCGCAAAGTTGTGAAAATGAAAGATCTGAGCGTGGATGTGGGTTACTGTGCCGAAAAGGTGCGGAAGCTGGTCCGGATCGGGGATTTGATTACCTTCTGCAATCCGATGGTTTCCATGCAGGGATCCATGGTGAATGGCAAATCCATTGACGATCGCGCCGGTGTTGCCATGCTGAAGGGGGTTTTGCAGGAGCTGGACAGGCTCCCGTTTGAGGCGGAGGTCTGTGCCGTGGCGACGGTTCAGGAAGAGGTTGGTGCCAGAGGCGCCATTCTCAGTGCCTTTCAGGCGGAGCCGGATATTGGGATTGCCATTGATGTGACGCACGGGGAAACCCCGGACGCTTCCCCGGACGATACCTATTCCATGGAAAAAGGCATTGTGATCTGCAAAGGGCCCAATATGCATCCCGGCTTAACGGAGAAAATACTGGAGACCGCCCGGGAATACGGCATCGAATACCAGATCAGCACTTCCGCACGTCCGACGGGAACGGATGCCCGGTCCATACAGGTTTCCCGCGCCGGTGTCCCCTCGATTCTGGTGGAAATCCCACTGCGCTACATGCACACAACGGTGGAGACCCTGAATCTGGATCACTTGAAAATGGGGGCTAGGCTTATTGCATTGTTTATTGCTTCATTGAAGGAGGGATGGCAGGAATGGTTGAAGTATTGA
- a CDS encoding MgtC/SapB family protein, which translates to MVKAIDWEVVLETLLAMALGGVIGLEREIGNQPAGFRTHMLVCMGSALVMMTAEYLFDEYHTVTNMDPGRLSAQVISGIGFIGAGAIMKDGFRIRGLTTAASLWVVACIGLAIGAGFYWGAVVATFFSYVTLFVLKKFEAHMSGIREHDIVMDVRNVPEQMIQITNVLAALNVKVRHVDVAAGDEEWTRICFKVVYPPALDRKSLIGELYGLDDVRLTEEDDDV; encoded by the coding sequence ATGGTGAAGGCAATCGACTGGGAGGTTGTACTGGAAACTCTTCTGGCCATGGCTTTGGGAGGAGTCATAGGCCTGGAAAGGGAAATCGGGAACCAGCCCGCCGGTTTCCGCACCCATATGCTGGTATGCATGGGATCTGCACTGGTAATGATGACTGCAGAATATTTGTTTGACGAATACCACACGGTCACCAATATGGATCCGGGCCGCCTGAGTGCGCAGGTGATCAGCGGAATCGGTTTCATCGGCGCAGGTGCCATTATGAAGGATGGGTTCCGGATCCGGGGGCTGACAACAGCTGCCAGCCTTTGGGTGGTGGCGTGCATCGGTCTTGCCATCGGAGCCGGATTTTATTGGGGAGCTGTCGTAGCTACATTTTTTTCCTATGTTACGTTGTTTGTATTGAAAAAATTTGAGGCACACATGTCCGGCATCCGGGAGCATGATATCGTTATGGATGTGCGGAACGTACCGGAACAGATGATACAGATTACAAATGTCCTTGCTGCCCTCAATGTAAAAGTCCGGCATGTTGATGTGGCTGCCGGCGATGAGGAATGGACCCGGATATGTTTCAAGGTGGTCTATCCGCCGGCTCTGGATAGAAAATCCCTCATAGGTGAATTATATGGGCTGGATGATGTCAGGCTGACGGAGGAAGATGACGATGTTTAA
- a CDS encoding NAD(P)-dependent alcohol dehydrogenase: MKGYGVLSLNQPGWIEKEKPKCGPLDALVHPIVLAPCSSDVHVMHGGFGENKNLILGHEAVGKVVETGSLVKKFKEGDTVVVPCTTPNWLAENVQGEYTAHDEGLMASFKFLGSKDGTFAEYFHVNDADANLVSLPEGVSPEAAVMTVDMMSTGFHGVENANIQFGDTVVVIGIGPVGLMAVAGTKLKGAGRILAIGTRPNCVKVAKEYGATDIVSYKNGDTVKQILDMTGGGADCVIIAGGNQDSFRQAVDMTKPGGYISNINFFDIKDTLSMPAFSWGLGMADKTIRGGFCPGGARRIRKMLEIVKYGRVDTTKLITHRFNGFEKIEDAFHMMDEKPRDLIKPVVFVD; encoded by the coding sequence ATGAAGGGATATGGAGTATTATCTTTGAATCAACCCGGATGGATTGAAAAGGAGAAACCGAAGTGTGGTCCGCTGGATGCGCTTGTCCATCCAATTGTATTGGCACCGTGTTCTTCGGATGTCCATGTGATGCATGGTGGTTTTGGAGAAAATAAAAATTTGATTTTAGGTCATGAAGCAGTCGGAAAAGTGGTTGAAACCGGCAGCCTCGTGAAAAAATTCAAGGAGGGCGACACCGTTGTGGTACCCTGCACCACACCCAACTGGCTCGCAGAGAATGTACAGGGAGAATATACTGCACATGATGAAGGCCTGATGGCCAGTTTTAAATTCCTGGGCTCCAAAGACGGGACCTTTGCCGAATATTTTCATGTAAATGATGCGGATGCCAACCTCGTGAGTCTCCCGGAAGGCGTATCTCCGGAAGCGGCCGTTATGACAGTGGATATGATGTCCACCGGCTTTCATGGAGTGGAGAATGCCAACATACAGTTCGGCGATACCGTTGTGGTCATTGGAATCGGACCCGTTGGACTGATGGCTGTGGCAGGTACGAAGCTGAAGGGAGCCGGCAGGATCCTGGCCATCGGGACCCGTCCGAATTGCGTCAAAGTGGCGAAGGAATACGGAGCAACGGATATTGTGAGCTACAAAAACGGCGATACTGTAAAGCAGATATTGGATATGACAGGCGGAGGCGCGGACTGCGTCATTATCGCAGGCGGGAATCAGGACTCTTTCCGGCAGGCAGTGGACATGACAAAGCCCGGCGGATATATTTCCAATATAAACTTCTTTGATATCAAGGATACCCTTTCCATGCCCGCTTTTTCCTGGGGGCTGGGGATGGCCGATAAAACCATACGCGGCGGATTCTGCCCGGGTGGTGCGCGGAGAATTCGCAAAATGCTGGAAATCGTAAAATACGGCCGCGTAGATACCACAAAACTGATTACCCATCGGTTCAATGGATTTGAGAAGATCGAAGACGCTTTCCATATGATGGATGAGAAGCCCAGGGATTTGATCAAGCCCGTTGTTTTTGTGGACTGA